The proteins below are encoded in one region of Pseudonocardia sp. DSM 110487:
- a CDS encoding MFS transporter → MGRCHRPGPGKGVVNGPARLGLRENLAQFVLLVAVNALVGGMYGQERTVLPLLAESEFGLTHYTGVLTFILAFGATKAVANYAAGALSDRYGRKPVLVAGWLIALPVPLLLIWAPTWGWVIAANVLLGLNQGLTWSTTVVMKIDLVGPARRGMAMGLNEAAGYVAVAATALATGYIAARHGLRPEPFFLGIAYAALGLGLSTIVVRETRDHARLEAANHVGRADGRHAHLHAGLSSREILAQTSYREPALSAASHAGMVNNLMDGVAWGLLPLLFARAGLPVAQIGVLAALYPAVWGFGQLVTGALSDRTGRKPLIVIGQLLQAFALALVAIGDSFSVWAVAVVLLGAGTALVYPTLLATVGDVAHPAWRARAVGVYRLWRDGGFVVGALVAGLIADAYGLTAAVWAVAALTAASGGAVAVRMYETHTDRATSRGRLQ, encoded by the coding sequence ATGGGCCGATGCCACCGGCCTGGCCCTGGAAAAGGGGTCGTGAACGGGCCCGCTCGGCTGGGGCTTCGGGAGAACCTCGCCCAGTTCGTGCTGCTCGTGGCCGTCAACGCGCTCGTCGGCGGCATGTACGGGCAGGAGCGGACGGTGCTGCCGCTGCTGGCGGAGTCCGAGTTCGGGCTCACCCACTACACGGGTGTGCTGACCTTCATCCTGGCGTTCGGTGCCACGAAGGCCGTCGCGAACTACGCGGCGGGCGCGCTGTCGGACCGCTACGGGCGCAAGCCGGTGCTGGTCGCCGGCTGGCTGATCGCGCTGCCCGTCCCGCTGCTGCTGATCTGGGCGCCCACCTGGGGCTGGGTGATCGCGGCCAACGTGCTGCTCGGGCTCAACCAGGGCCTGACCTGGTCCACCACCGTGGTCATGAAGATCGACCTCGTCGGCCCGGCTCGGCGTGGGATGGCGATGGGCCTCAACGAGGCCGCCGGGTACGTCGCCGTGGCGGCGACCGCGCTGGCAACGGGCTACATCGCGGCCCGGCACGGGCTGCGCCCCGAGCCCTTCTTCCTCGGGATCGCCTACGCCGCGCTCGGGCTCGGCTTGTCCACGATCGTCGTGCGGGAGACCCGCGACCACGCCCGCCTCGAGGCGGCCAACCACGTCGGACGCGCGGACGGGCGGCACGCGCACCTGCACGCAGGCCTGTCGAGCCGCGAGATACTGGCCCAGACCAGCTACCGCGAGCCTGCGCTGTCCGCTGCGAGCCATGCCGGCATGGTCAACAACCTGATGGACGGCGTGGCCTGGGGTCTGCTCCCGCTGCTCTTCGCCCGCGCCGGGTTGCCGGTCGCGCAGATCGGCGTGCTCGCGGCGCTTTACCCGGCGGTGTGGGGATTCGGACAGCTCGTCACCGGCGCGCTGTCGGACCGCACCGGCCGCAAACCGCTCATCGTCATCGGGCAGCTCCTGCAGGCCTTCGCCCTCGCCCTCGTCGCGATCGGCGACTCCTTCTCCGTCTGGGCAGTGGCGGTCGTCCTGCTCGGGGCGGGCACCGCACTGGTCTACCCCACCCTGCTCGCCACGGTCGGCGACGTCGCCCATCCCGCATGGCGGGCCAGGGCGGTCGGGGTCTACCGGCTGTGGCGCGACGGCGGCTTCGTCGTCGGTGCCCTCGTCGCCGGGCTGATCGCCGACGCGTACGGCCTCACCGCCGCCGTGTGGGCCGTCGCCGCGCTCACCGCAGCGTCCGGGGGCGCCGTCGCGGTGCGCATGTACGAAACCCACACCGACCGGGCGACGAGCCGAGGGAGATTGCAGTGA
- a CDS encoding response regulator transcription factor, with product MRAVIAEDSVLLRDGLAHILRRSGCEVAAEVGDADALVAAVECEAPDVAVTDVRMPPRFADEGLVAALELRRRRPGFPVLVLSHHVEHECAAELVRTGAGVGYLLKDRVGEVAEFVLAVREVASGGTVLDAEVVRRLLTRSPVAALTPREREVLALVAQGRSNAAVARRLVVTEAAVAKHVNAILTKLDLRPAPDDHRRVLAVLAFLGVHRNAASSR from the coding sequence GTGCGCGCGGTGATCGCCGAGGACTCGGTGCTGTTGCGCGACGGGCTCGCCCACATCCTGCGGCGCTCCGGGTGCGAGGTGGCCGCCGAGGTCGGCGACGCGGACGCCCTGGTCGCCGCGGTCGAGTGCGAAGCCCCTGACGTCGCGGTCACGGACGTGCGGATGCCGCCCCGGTTCGCCGACGAGGGCCTCGTCGCCGCGCTCGAGCTGCGCAGGCGCAGGCCCGGATTCCCGGTGCTCGTGCTCTCCCACCACGTCGAGCACGAGTGCGCCGCGGAGCTGGTCCGCACCGGCGCAGGTGTCGGGTACCTGCTGAAGGACCGGGTCGGCGAGGTGGCGGAGTTCGTGTTGGCGGTGCGAGAGGTGGCGAGCGGCGGCACCGTGCTCGACGCGGAGGTCGTGCGCAGGCTGCTCACCCGCTCCCCCGTCGCCGCGCTCACCCCGCGCGAGCGCGAGGTGCTCGCGCTCGTCGCGCAGGGGCGGTCGAACGCGGCCGTCGCGCGTCGACTCGTCGTCACCGAAGCGGCGGTGGCGAAGCACGTCAACGCGATCCTGACCAAGCTCGACCTGCGGCCCGCGCCCGACGACCACCGCCGGGTGCTGGCGGTGCTCGCCTTCCTGGGTGTTCACCGGAACGCGGCCAGCTCGAGGTGA
- a CDS encoding RNA polymerase sigma factor has product MSRPQDELARVVRDHAGRLAASLVHLLGDFSAAEDLVQDAIEAALRRWPDEGVPDRPDAWLFTVARNRGLDVLRRQVRYREKLTQLQWPAPEAPDDRLRLLFTCCHPALPRQAQVALTLRTICGLTTPQIAAAFLVPESTVAQRITRAKRKITEAGIPYRIPSDAELPERLNEVLTVVYLLYNEGYLSSTGDGAWSRRLAEDAEWLASSLAWTLPREPEVIGLLALIRLHQARASARFDADGRIVLLPDQDRARWDHPAIAEAGQLIARAAAFGRPGPYQLQAAIVACHAEAPRWEDTDWAQIVVLYDMLLALAPSPVTRLNRAIALRYLAGPEAAVRELDGLAEHLDRYPLFHATRAELLRAVGQPEEAREADRRALDLTANPAQRALLEGRISWT; this is encoded by the coding sequence GTGAGTCGTCCACAGGACGAGCTGGCCCGCGTGGTGCGCGACCACGCGGGCCGGCTCGCCGCGTCACTGGTGCACCTGCTCGGCGACTTCTCCGCGGCGGAGGACCTGGTGCAGGACGCGATCGAGGCCGCCCTTCGGCGCTGGCCGGACGAGGGCGTCCCGGACCGACCCGACGCGTGGCTGTTCACCGTCGCGCGCAACCGCGGGCTCGACGTGCTGCGCCGCCAGGTCCGCTACCGGGAGAAGCTCACCCAGCTCCAGTGGCCCGCCCCCGAGGCACCGGACGATCGGCTGCGGCTGCTGTTCACCTGCTGCCACCCCGCGCTCCCGCGGCAGGCGCAGGTCGCGCTCACCCTGCGCACGATCTGCGGCCTGACGACACCGCAGATCGCCGCGGCGTTCCTGGTGCCCGAGTCCACGGTGGCGCAGCGGATCACCCGGGCCAAGCGCAAGATCACCGAGGCCGGCATCCCGTACCGCATCCCGTCCGACGCGGAGCTGCCGGAGCGGCTGAACGAGGTGCTCACCGTCGTCTACCTGCTCTACAACGAGGGCTACCTGTCCTCGACCGGCGACGGGGCGTGGTCGCGGCGACTCGCAGAGGACGCCGAGTGGCTCGCCTCCTCGCTCGCATGGACCCTCCCCCGCGAGCCCGAGGTCATCGGGCTGCTCGCGTTGATCCGGCTCCACCAGGCCCGGGCCTCCGCCCGGTTCGACGCCGACGGGCGGATCGTGCTGCTGCCCGACCAGGACCGGGCTCGGTGGGACCACCCCGCGATCGCCGAGGCGGGCCAGCTCATCGCCCGCGCCGCCGCGTTCGGTCGCCCCGGCCCGTACCAGCTGCAGGCCGCGATCGTCGCCTGCCATGCCGAGGCCCCGCGGTGGGAGGACACCGACTGGGCGCAGATCGTCGTCCTCTACGACATGCTGCTCGCCCTCGCTCCGTCACCGGTCACGCGGCTGAACCGGGCGATCGCCCTGCGCTACCTCGCGGGGCCCGAAGCGGCCGTGCGCGAGCTGGACGGGCTCGCCGAGCACCTCGACCGGTACCCGCTCTTCCACGCCACTCGCGCCGAGCTGCTCAGGGCCGTCGGTCAACCGGAGGAAGCGCGGGAGGCCGACCGCCGTGCGCTCGACCTCACCGCGAACCCCGCTCAGCGCGCCCTCCTCGAGGGGCGCATCAGCTGGACGTGA
- a CDS encoding sensor histidine kinase, with the protein MTSLGVGGSLLRAWVAAAVGLLLAVDLVAVAGALVLAVVPQTAPFESRWFGPDPPLAQLGLSATALLALPLLVRGREWIRALEHAYPLTTARRALDEQRRRIERDLHDGAQLRLTAVTMALGVARVEDDERAVRAQVDRAYDQARLALAELRELVHGLHPRDGLGPALAALAERSAVPLDVDVDLSARPPAAVEAAAWFVANEAVANIAKHSAAGRAWVRCSRRSGVLHIEVGDDGRGGADPRGTGLSGLAERVTALGGRLRVHSPRGGPTVIRAELPCAR; encoded by the coding sequence GTGACCAGCCTGGGCGTCGGGGGTTCGCTGCTGCGGGCCTGGGTGGCCGCCGCGGTCGGGCTGCTGCTCGCGGTGGACCTCGTGGCGGTGGCCGGGGCGCTGGTACTGGCCGTGGTGCCGCAGACCGCGCCGTTCGAGTCCCGCTGGTTCGGGCCTGATCCACCACTCGCGCAGCTCGGACTGAGTGCCACCGCCCTGTTGGCCCTTCCGCTGCTGGTCAGAGGTCGTGAGTGGATACGCGCGCTGGAGCACGCGTATCCACTCACGACGGCACGGCGGGCCCTCGACGAACAGCGGCGACGGATCGAGCGCGACCTGCACGACGGCGCGCAGCTGCGGCTCACCGCCGTCACGATGGCGCTGGGGGTCGCACGCGTCGAGGACGACGAGCGGGCGGTGCGTGCCCAGGTCGACCGCGCCTACGACCAGGCCCGGCTGGCGCTGGCCGAGCTGCGCGAGCTGGTGCACGGCCTGCACCCGCGGGACGGCCTTGGACCGGCGCTCGCCGCGCTGGCCGAGCGATCCGCCGTCCCGCTCGACGTCGACGTGGACCTGTCCGCGCGGCCGCCCGCGGCGGTCGAGGCGGCGGCCTGGTTCGTCGCGAACGAGGCCGTCGCGAACATCGCCAAGCACAGCGCGGCCGGCCGGGCATGGGTGCGGTGCAGCCGGCGGTCCGGCGTGCTGCACATCGAGGTGGGCGACGACGGCCGTGGCGGCGCCGACCCTCGCGGCACGGGCCTGTCCGGCCTCGCGGAGCGGGTGACGGCGCTCGGCGGACGGCTGCGGGTGCACAGCCCGCGGGGCGGGCCAACCGTGATCCGGGCGGAGCTGCCGTGCGCGCGGTGA
- a CDS encoding YciI family protein gives MKYVLMFAETAQYAEDLAAMSDPERQAAYDEVGRWFADNAARITHHVHLRPPHTATTMRKVDGHAEVTDGPFVEGKEIVSGFVEAEVADLDEALAMARSWPGCPIIEIRPADA, from the coding sequence GTGAAGTACGTGCTGATGTTCGCCGAGACCGCGCAGTACGCAGAGGATCTCGCCGCGATGAGCGACCCGGAGCGCCAGGCGGCCTACGACGAGGTGGGGCGCTGGTTCGCCGACAACGCCGCGCGGATCACCCACCACGTCCACCTGCGGCCCCCGCACACCGCCACCACGATGCGCAAGGTGGACGGCCACGCGGAGGTGACCGACGGGCCGTTCGTCGAGGGCAAGGAGATCGTCAGCGGGTTCGTCGAGGCCGAGGTGGCCGACCTGGACGAGGCGCTGGCGATGGCCCGCTCGTGGCCCGGCTGCCCGATCATCGAGATCCGGCCCGCCGACGCATGA
- a CDS encoding TIGR03086 family metal-binding protein: MDAMQGYGKAQDDFDAVLAAVRPDQWDAPSECTEWTVRDVAGHVIWGQRQMRAWATGTDYADRRGAPGAPHPAELAGPDPVAVWRAARAESVPTLTPEALARTTSITGIGEVPLAAMVTLVTADIVTHTWDIGHALGMDVRLDPALVTVAFDWARSNVVRRPGFFGPEVTPPAGSDEQDRMLSFLGRVTSS, from the coding sequence ATGGACGCGATGCAGGGCTACGGGAAGGCCCAGGACGACTTCGACGCGGTGCTGGCCGCGGTGCGACCGGACCAGTGGGACGCGCCATCGGAGTGCACGGAGTGGACGGTGCGCGACGTCGCGGGCCACGTGATCTGGGGGCAGCGCCAGATGCGGGCCTGGGCGACGGGCACGGACTACGCGGACCGGCGGGGCGCTCCGGGCGCACCGCACCCGGCTGAGCTGGCTGGTCCGGACCCGGTCGCGGTCTGGCGGGCGGCGCGTGCCGAGTCGGTGCCGACGTTGACGCCCGAGGCGCTCGCTCGGACGACGTCGATCACTGGCATCGGTGAGGTGCCGCTCGCCGCGATGGTCACGCTGGTGACCGCCGACATCGTGACGCACACCTGGGACATCGGGCACGCGCTCGGGATGGACGTGCGGCTCGACCCGGCGCTCGTCACGGTGGCGTTCGACTGGGCGCGCTCGAACGTCGTGCGTCGCCCAGGCTTCTTCGGGCCGGAGGTCACGCCGCCCGCTGGCAGCGACGAGCAGGACAGGATGCTCTCCTTCCTCGGGCGCGTCACGTCCAGCTGA
- a CDS encoding endonuclease V, whose translation MHLHPLGPPPTTLDEAAAQQEKLSSLVDATGSGPSDPRTVAGIDVAHREGTDDVVAAVVVLDATTLRPVETRTARGRACHPYEPGFLALRELPAVTAALEALETAPELIVCDGAGVAHPRRFGLACHVGLLTGLPTIGVAKTPPVPFEMPKPARGCWTPQVDGDEVVGRALRTQHGVRPVFVSVGHRIALDAACDHVLRLSRHRLPETTRRADRLARDAVLQV comes from the coding sequence GTGCACCTGCATCCCCTCGGGCCGCCGCCGACCACGCTCGACGAGGCCGCCGCGCAGCAGGAGAAGCTGAGCTCGCTCGTCGACGCCACCGGGTCCGGTCCCTCGGATCCGCGCACCGTGGCCGGCATCGACGTGGCGCACCGCGAGGGCACCGACGACGTGGTGGCCGCGGTCGTCGTGCTGGACGCCACCACGCTGCGACCGGTCGAGACCCGCACCGCCCGCGGCCGCGCCTGCCATCCGTACGAGCCGGGGTTCCTTGCCCTGCGTGAGCTGCCCGCCGTCACCGCCGCGCTGGAGGCCCTCGAAACCGCCCCGGAGCTGATCGTGTGCGACGGCGCTGGCGTCGCGCACCCGCGCCGCTTCGGCCTGGCCTGCCACGTCGGGCTGCTCACCGGACTGCCGACGATCGGGGTGGCGAAGACACCGCCGGTGCCGTTCGAGATGCCGAAGCCCGCGCGCGGGTGTTGGACCCCGCAGGTCGACGGCGACGAGGTGGTCGGAAGGGCCCTGCGCACGCAACACGGCGTCCGGCCGGTGTTCGTGTCCGTCGGCCACCGCATCGCGCTCGACGCCGCGTGCGACCACGTGCTCCGGCTCTCCCGGCACCGGCTGCCGGAGACCACGCGCCGGGCCGACCGGCTGGCCCGCGACGCCGTGTTGCAGGTATAG
- a CDS encoding helix-turn-helix domain-containing protein has product MTQLYSVEEVAALLGLHVKTVRGYVHDGRLDAVRIGRQYRIAADALEAFTGRAATPPRRKAEVEVSSIVQIDDVDRALADRISTLVMSSLNSGPSDDGRLRLETAYDAGRSRMKLIVLGGPESTAELLRLVAALLEDRS; this is encoded by the coding sequence ATGACACAGCTGTACTCCGTCGAGGAAGTCGCGGCGCTGCTCGGGCTCCACGTGAAGACCGTGCGGGGCTACGTGCACGACGGCCGGCTCGATGCCGTCCGCATCGGCCGGCAGTACCGGATCGCTGCCGACGCGCTGGAGGCGTTCACCGGCCGGGCCGCGACCCCGCCGCGACGGAAGGCGGAGGTCGAGGTGTCGAGCATCGTCCAGATCGACGACGTCGACCGCGCGCTGGCCGACCGCATCAGCACGCTCGTGATGAGCAGCCTGAACAGCGGGCCGAGCGACGACGGCCGGTTGCGCCTCGAGACGGCCTACGACGCGGGGAGATCACGCATGAAGCTCATCGTTCTCGGTGGGCCCGAGAGCACGGCCGAGCTGCTCCGGCTCGTCGCCGCATTGTTGGAGGACCGGTCATGA
- a CDS encoding VOC family protein, with protein sequence MNPTMNAIDIVVSDLDATIGFYRHLGLEFAIDPNMPDHAACDLPSGLHLMLDTEELRGKTLPSWSRPTGGPRNFLAFEFPDPAAVDAKYAELTAAGYRGLQEPWDAFWGMRYATVADPDGNGIDLYAGLATDQEGNA encoded by the coding sequence ATGAACCCGACCATGAACGCGATCGACATCGTCGTGTCCGACCTGGACGCCACGATCGGCTTCTACCGGCATCTCGGACTGGAGTTCGCGATCGACCCGAACATGCCCGACCACGCGGCCTGCGATCTGCCGAGCGGGCTGCACCTGATGCTCGACACCGAGGAGCTGCGCGGCAAGACGCTGCCGAGCTGGAGCCGCCCCACCGGTGGGCCGCGCAACTTCCTCGCGTTCGAGTTCCCCGACCCCGCCGCGGTCGACGCGAAATACGCCGAGCTCACCGCCGCCGGCTACCGAGGCCTCCAGGAGCCGTGGGACGCGTTCTGGGGGATGCGTTACGCCACCGTCGCCGATCCCGACGGCAACGGTATCGACCTGTACGCCGGGCTGGCCACCGACCAGGAGGGGAACGCGTGA
- a CDS encoding rhodanese-like domain-containing protein, with amino-acid sequence MNDTTATGVGVTAIVDEGLGNSSYLVDLGDGAALVVDPPRDLRGVRAAAEKAGLRLRFVADTHLHADFLSGAVQLAHDDGATVLAPAAGRRGFEHRGLGDGDEVDVGGLRLTALSTPGHTDEHLSFLLADGARPAGVFTGGSLIVGSAARTDLLGPERAEELARAQFASLRRLSRLPGETAVWPTHGAGSFCSAPPGVERTSTIGAELATNPLLGIDDEDRFVDRLLGSLGSYPHYFRRLAEINRRGPAVLDPATGRLDPLPVAAVQQLRADGAVAVDARPVPDYARAHIPGAISIPLRAQFATWLGWLVPADVPIVVVRNADQDGAELVWQAVNIGIERLVGELAGGMDTWTGAGQPTASTRVVHPGEIDAYRQVLDVRQDAEFTAGHLPGALHVELGALPRTAPQLTGAPTLVMCGHGERAAGAASLLERAGHHDLAVLRGGPREWADATGLALEKGS; translated from the coding sequence ATGAACGACACCACAGCGACCGGCGTCGGTGTGACGGCGATCGTCGACGAAGGTCTGGGCAACTCCAGCTACCTGGTCGATCTCGGCGACGGTGCGGCTCTGGTGGTCGATCCGCCGCGGGATCTGCGCGGCGTGCGCGCGGCGGCGGAGAAGGCCGGGCTGCGGCTCCGGTTCGTCGCCGACACCCACCTGCACGCGGACTTCCTCTCCGGTGCGGTGCAGCTGGCGCACGACGACGGCGCCACCGTGCTGGCCCCGGCCGCAGGGCGACGAGGGTTCGAGCACCGTGGGCTGGGCGACGGGGACGAGGTCGACGTCGGTGGGCTGAGGCTGACCGCGCTGTCGACGCCCGGTCACACCGATGAGCACCTGTCGTTCCTGCTGGCCGATGGTGCACGCCCGGCCGGGGTGTTCACCGGCGGGTCGCTGATCGTCGGATCGGCGGCGCGCACCGACCTGCTCGGACCGGAGCGCGCCGAAGAGCTGGCCAGGGCGCAGTTCGCGTCGCTGCGACGGCTCTCGCGGCTGCCGGGGGAGACGGCGGTGTGGCCGACGCACGGGGCGGGGTCGTTCTGCTCGGCGCCGCCCGGCGTCGAACGGACGTCGACGATCGGCGCTGAACTGGCCACGAACCCGCTGCTCGGTATCGACGACGAGGACCGTTTCGTCGATCGGCTGCTGGGTTCGCTGGGCAGCTACCCGCACTACTTCCGGCGGCTGGCCGAGATCAACCGGCGTGGTCCGGCGGTTCTCGACCCTGCCACCGGGCGGCTCGACCCGCTGCCGGTGGCGGCGGTGCAGCAGTTGCGCGCCGATGGGGCGGTCGCGGTCGACGCCCGCCCGGTGCCCGACTACGCCCGCGCCCACATCCCGGGAGCGATCTCGATCCCGCTGCGCGCCCAGTTCGCCACCTGGCTGGGCTGGCTCGTCCCGGCCGACGTGCCCATCGTCGTCGTGCGCAACGCCGATCAGGACGGTGCGGAGCTGGTCTGGCAGGCGGTGAACATCGGCATCGAGCGGCTGGTCGGTGAGCTGGCCGGCGGCATGGACACCTGGACCGGGGCCGGGCAGCCCACCGCGAGCACCCGGGTGGTGCACCCCGGGGAGATCGACGCGTACCGGCAGGTGCTCGACGTCCGCCAGGACGCCGAGTTCACCGCGGGGCACCTGCCCGGCGCCCTGCACGTCGAGCTGGGTGCACTGCCTCGAACCGCCCCGCAGCTGACGGGCGCGCCGACGCTGGTGATGTGCGGGCACGGGGAACGCGCCGCGGGCGCGGCCAGCCTGCTCGAACGCGCAGGGCACCACGACCTGGCGGTGTTGCGCGGCGGGCCGCGTGAATGGGCCGATGCCACCGGCCTGGCCCTGGAAAAGGGGTCGTGA
- a CDS encoding alpha/beta fold hydrolase, translating into MTSIYTSPAGARTIEAKYGELLAGWPVPAQHQRVPTREGETFVVASGPADAPPLVLLHGSGSNALMWTPDVAAWSERFRVYAVDLIGEPGLSAPARPPLTSGAYPLWLGDVLDALGVARASVVAVSLGGWLALDFATRHPERVERLVLLTPAGVAKAKVAGVLGAVLLKPFGEWGKQKSVELLLGPEVRRQQGSAEFVRLMSQHYRYRREPVPVVDDAAMQRVTMPTLAILGARDTFIDTPRTAARLARLVPSATVRVLPEIGHLLPAQTTPVLEFLTSP; encoded by the coding sequence ATGACCAGCATCTACACCTCGCCTGCGGGCGCCCGCACCATCGAGGCGAAGTACGGGGAGCTGCTCGCGGGCTGGCCGGTGCCTGCGCAGCACCAGCGCGTGCCCACCCGCGAGGGCGAGACGTTCGTCGTCGCGTCGGGCCCGGCCGATGCCCCGCCGCTGGTGCTCCTGCACGGCTCCGGGTCGAACGCCCTGATGTGGACGCCCGACGTGGCCGCGTGGTCCGAGCGGTTCCGCGTCTACGCGGTGGACCTCATCGGCGAGCCCGGTCTCAGCGCGCCCGCGCGTCCCCCGCTGACGTCCGGGGCCTACCCGCTGTGGCTCGGCGATGTCCTCGACGCGCTCGGCGTCGCGCGGGCGTCCGTCGTGGCGGTCTCGCTGGGCGGCTGGCTGGCGCTCGACTTCGCCACCCGGCACCCCGAGCGCGTGGAGCGGCTGGTGCTGCTGACCCCGGCGGGCGTCGCCAAGGCGAAGGTCGCCGGGGTGCTCGGCGCCGTGCTGCTGAAGCCGTTCGGCGAGTGGGGGAAGCAGAAGTCGGTGGAGCTGCTACTGGGGCCGGAGGTGCGCAGGCAGCAGGGATCCGCCGAGTTCGTCCGGCTCATGTCCCAGCACTACCGGTACCGCCGGGAGCCCGTACCGGTCGTCGACGACGCCGCCATGCAGCGCGTGACCATGCCGACCCTCGCGATCCTCGGCGCACGCGACACGTTCATCGACACGCCCCGCACCGCGGCACGGCTCGCCCGGCTCGTGCCGTCGGCCACCGTTCGGGTCCTACCCGAAATCGGGCACCTCCTGCCGGCGCAGACCACGCCGGTACTGGAGTTCCTCACCTCCCCCTGA
- a CDS encoding ArsR family transcriptional regulator — MGDAGRKSELFEQLARVGKALGSGKRLELLDLLAQAPRGVADLAAAAGLGLTTTSAHLQTLKQAGLVATSREGTTIRYRLADDDVAGLFAQLRSVAAARLPDVEAARVRYLGLDDGEDTEQVDREELLRRVEAGEVVVLDVRPGAEFAAGHIPGAVSIPIDELPDRLSELPADVEVVAYCRGAYCVLAHDAVRLLGANGLRAVRLSEGMLEWRLADLPVAVAS; from the coding sequence ATGGGTGATGCGGGACGCAAGTCGGAGCTGTTCGAGCAGCTGGCCCGTGTGGGCAAGGCGCTGGGCAGCGGGAAGCGGCTCGAGCTGCTCGACCTGCTCGCCCAGGCGCCGCGCGGCGTGGCCGATCTCGCCGCGGCCGCGGGGCTGGGGCTGACCACCACATCGGCCCACCTGCAGACGTTGAAGCAGGCCGGCCTGGTGGCCACCAGCCGGGAGGGCACCACGATCCGCTACCGGCTCGCGGACGATGACGTGGCCGGCTTGTTCGCACAGCTGCGTTCCGTCGCCGCGGCGCGCCTGCCCGACGTGGAGGCGGCGCGGGTCCGGTACCTCGGGCTCGACGACGGGGAGGACACCGAACAGGTCGACCGTGAGGAGCTGCTGCGGCGCGTCGAGGCGGGCGAGGTCGTGGTACTGGACGTACGGCCCGGCGCGGAGTTCGCGGCCGGGCACATCCCCGGAGCGGTGTCGATCCCGATCGACGAGCTGCCCGACCGGCTGTCCGAACTGCCGGCCGATGTCGAGGTCGTCGCCTACTGCCGAGGCGCGTACTGCGTGCTCGCGCACGATGCCGTGCGCCTTCTGGGCGCCAACGGCCTGCGCGCGGTCCGCCTGTCGGAGGGGATGCTCGAATGGCGACTCGCGGACCTGCCGGTCGCCGTGGCGTCGTAG
- a CDS encoding helix-turn-helix domain-containing protein, which yields MDEELDVVLGAVGPRLRAIRKRRDLTITDVAATTGISASTLSRLESGGRRPNLELLLPLARVYGVALDELVGAPQTGDPRVHFRPVRRHGMTHIPLSTRAGGVRAFKLIIPARQDDPDPKTHEGYEWLYVLDGRLRLVLGENDLVLGPGEAAEFDTHLPHWMASAGPGPAEILVLFGGQGERAHLRVRGR from the coding sequence GTGGACGAGGAACTGGATGTCGTGCTCGGCGCGGTCGGGCCGCGGCTGCGGGCAATTCGCAAGCGCCGTGACCTGACGATCACCGACGTCGCGGCGACGACCGGGATCTCGGCGAGCACGCTCTCGCGGCTCGAGAGCGGGGGACGCAGGCCGAACCTGGAGCTGCTCCTGCCGCTCGCGCGGGTCTACGGCGTGGCGCTCGACGAGCTCGTCGGGGCGCCGCAGACCGGGGACCCGCGCGTGCATTTCCGTCCGGTGCGCCGCCACGGGATGACGCACATCCCGCTGAGCACGCGGGCGGGTGGGGTACGGGCCTTCAAGCTGATCATCCCGGCCCGCCAGGATGACCCCGACCCGAAGACCCACGAGGGGTACGAGTGGCTCTACGTCCTCGACGGCAGGCTCCGGCTGGTGCTCGGTGAGAACGACCTCGTGCTCGGTCCTGGTGAGGCCGCCGAGTTCGACACGCACCTCCCGCACTGGATGGCGTCCGCAGGCCCGGGTCCCGCCGAGATCCTCGTGCTGTTCGGCGGGCAGGGGGAGCGCGCCCACCTCCGCGTCAGGGGGAGGTGA